A single genomic interval of Pelorhabdus rhamnosifermentans harbors:
- a CDS encoding cold shock domain-containing protein, with translation MVGKVKWFNAEKGFGFIAREDGDDVFVHFSAIQGDGFKTLEEGQNVEFDIVQGNRGPQAANVVRM, from the coding sequence ATGGTAGGAAAAGTTAAATGGTTTAATGCAGAAAAAGGATTTGGATTTATTGCTCGTGAAGATGGAGACGACGTTTTTGTTCATTTCTCCGCAATTCAAGGCGACGGTTTCAAAACCCTTGAAGAAGGTCAAAACGTCGAATTTGATATTGTTCAAGGCAACCGTGGACCTCAAGCCGCTAATGTTGTTCGTATGTAA
- the sfsA gene encoding DNA/RNA nuclease SfsA: MNHSACSPLFSAVCQGKFMDRPNRFIVHCEVEKAIVEAYLPNPGRMWELLFPGVMLFLIPNGQAQKTRFTVVAVEREGQPIMLHTQATNEVAERLLVEKRLPGLEDARVVRREVTVGAHRFDFLLVRGEKPYYLEVKSCTLFEGSIAMFPDAVTERGRRHLEALADLATAGTPCGVLFLVHWPQANAFLPDYHTDFAFAQTFYKVRKTLDFYPIAIDWKSDFSFASMSKKLTIPWQLLECELDDGGSYIMVMELMQDEMIEVGSLGRLLFQRGYYLYIGTAKKNLTERMNRHLRKRKKVHWHIDYLRDKVTHCTAIPIRSSDSLEHELAQAVSSIADWQVPHFGSSDCSCTTHLFGMSENPLHDRPFIRLLQYFRIGRLKDSQLFK, from the coding sequence GTGAATCATTCAGCATGTTCTCCCTTGTTTTCAGCGGTCTGTCAGGGAAAGTTTATGGATCGGCCCAATCGGTTCATTGTTCATTGTGAAGTAGAGAAGGCAATTGTTGAAGCCTATTTGCCTAATCCAGGGCGCATGTGGGAACTGTTGTTTCCAGGTGTTATGCTCTTTCTCATTCCTAATGGACAAGCACAAAAAACGCGTTTTACTGTTGTTGCTGTAGAACGGGAAGGCCAGCCCATTATGCTTCATACGCAAGCGACAAATGAAGTGGCAGAAAGGCTGCTCGTGGAAAAGCGTCTGCCTGGTCTAGAAGATGCTAGAGTTGTGCGGCGTGAGGTTACCGTGGGGGCACACCGATTTGATTTTTTACTTGTTAGAGGTGAAAAGCCCTACTATTTAGAAGTTAAATCATGCACATTATTTGAGGGTTCTATTGCCATGTTTCCTGATGCCGTGACTGAGCGAGGACGGCGGCATTTAGAGGCTTTAGCCGATCTTGCTACAGCAGGTACGCCTTGTGGCGTGTTATTTTTAGTTCATTGGCCCCAAGCAAACGCTTTTTTGCCTGATTATCATACGGATTTTGCATTTGCTCAAACTTTTTACAAGGTGCGAAAAACGCTTGATTTTTATCCTATTGCCATTGATTGGAAATCTGACTTTTCTTTTGCTTCAATGAGCAAGAAGCTTACCATTCCTTGGCAACTTCTTGAATGTGAATTGGATGATGGCGGCAGTTATATTATGGTTATGGAACTGATGCAAGATGAGATGATTGAAGTGGGCAGTCTGGGAAGGCTATTGTTTCAGCGAGGCTATTATTTGTATATTGGCACAGCCAAGAAAAATTTGACGGAGCGTATGAATCGTCATTTAAGAAAACGGAAAAAAGTTCATTGGCATATTGACTATTTGCGGGACAAAGTTACGCACTGCACAGCGATTCCTATCCGGTCAAGTGATTCTCTTGAACATGAGTTGGCTCAGGCAGTATCAAGTATTGCTGATTGGCAGGTCCCTCACTTTGGTTCATCTGATTGTAGCTGCACTACTCATCTGTTTGGGATGAGTGAGAATCCTTTGCATGACAGGCCATTTATTCGACTGTTGCAGTATTTTCGGATCGGGAGACTGAAGGATAGCCAGCTTTTTAAATAA